Below is a genomic region from Rosa chinensis cultivar Old Blush chromosome 5, RchiOBHm-V2, whole genome shotgun sequence.
TGGCGTTATGATGGTACCTGTAATTCTCTCGCTGTGCGTTTGGTATAATGTGTCGAATACACTATTTAGTAGCAGTTAAAGTTTTAGTTACAGCGCACGTCCTTGATTTGTTTTCTTAGATCATACTTACTGTTACAAGGATCTCTGAATTTGAAAAAACCACAGCCCACAGGTTCTATGAATATTGAGCTGTCATCTTTCTATTTTGCTTCCCCTGTGCGATATGGATGTTACTATATAATATTGTAATGGTTCTCCCACTTTTTAAATTTCTGGATAAAATAACCTAATATAGTAGGCGAAGTCCTCAGATGAAACTGTGAAACTCAGTTGTGGTTGAGGCGTTGAAACAAACATAATGTTGTCCAACTTGTAACTCCGTAGTAGTTGTTGCACCAGCCTTTCATTCGTGCTGTGCATTCGGGTGATGGAGCTGAACAGATCGGCCTTAAAATGGATGCTCATTGTTCCATACGCATCTCTCCCATGAGCTAACATGTACAAGACTACAATCAGTTCCTCCAAATATGAGACTTGTTTAGttcatgttttttgtttttgttttgggtacAAAGATTTGTTTAGTTTAGAATAAATGAATATTGGAAATGCCTGGCTCACCCAAACATAAATCGGAAGAAGCCAAAGAATATAACAGATAAACATCAGTTCTATAGCAACCCGTCTTGGTTCTTATCACATGCTTGaccccctaaatgcataaaaaTATAGATTCACTTTGTCAAACAAGTGTCATTGCCCGGTAAAGAAAACCGAAATAACAGgggaaaaggggaaaaaaagagACACCACATTGAAAGATAAAACTGCAAACGGACAACTTCAGCAATGGTGTAGTAAATCCATAATAAAATACTGCAACAGAACTTGGCTTCAGTTATGGAACTACAAATGGTGGCAGATTGACAAGTTCTGGTCAGAATGGAAGTGACGACAAACACCATGGTGCAGTTCCCACTTTGCTAGTATCCAGCCTGACATCTCTCCTGCACCATACTTAGAAATGAGTAACTTGCTCAAGCTTACGAGCCAGGAAAAATTTGCAGCGTCCTTTACCATTTGATTCTATTTCTTCAATCTTTCTCTTTGATGTTGTGACaccaaaactacttaatttcagTTGCCGCTTTCCATTAGAGCTGCTAGAACCATCGTCATCCATTGATTCCCATAAGACTTCAGCAATGTCTTTAAAATATGGAGTACATGTGCCCCAGCTAAAACGTACCAATGTTGGGAATCCAAATACCGAGTGTTTGTGATGTTGCAACCAGGCCTTGGTATCGGGATCTCCAGGATATCCAGAACCAAAGTTTTTGTGCAGATCTTCAGCTGTTTCATCAAGCACCCACTCTCTTAAGGCTCTGTCCCTTGTGACTTTTGCAGCTATGCTTGCTCCACTAACAACTGGGTAAAGACTATCAGCCTTCTTTGCAACCACAAAATTAACTCCAGGAAATCTCTCAGACAGTTTAGTTCTATACTTTTCAGTATCTCCCACTG
It encodes:
- the LOC112167878 gene encoding ribonuclease H2 subunit A; translation: MGSDTTLPQWASEPCIMGIDEAGRGPVLGPMVYGCLYCARSYEKTLSSLNFADSKTLKEEKREELFANLKADESIGWAVDIIDPRELSAKMLKKNKINLNEISHDSAIGLVTKVLNMGVLLTEVYVDTVGDTEKYRTKLSERFPGVNFVVAKKADSLYPVVSGASIAAKVTRDRALREWVLDETAEDLHKNFGSGYPGDPDTKAWLQHHKHSVFGFPTLVRFSWGTCTPYFKDIAEVLWESMDDDGSSSSNGKRQLKLSSFGVTTSKRKIEEIESNGKGRCKFFLARKLEQVTHF